The Andrena cerasifolii isolate SP2316 chromosome 15, iyAndCera1_principal, whole genome shotgun sequence genome includes a window with the following:
- the Atg9 gene encoding autophagy-related protein 9 isoform X5, whose translation MYLGGHYLLDTASDCDLDNVTWHEVQKRVREVQKEQEMCIHKRELTELDIYHRILRFKNYMVAMINKSLLPVRFKVPAVGEVIFMTRGLKYNMELLLFWGPWSPFENNWHLKEDYKKLNKRQELARALSKHILWVGIANLILCPLILLWQILYSFFNYGEIIKREPGTLGTRMWSLYGRLYLRHFNELDHELNARLNRAYRPASKYMSIFTSPIITVIAKNVTFVAGSMLVVLLLLTVYDEDVLTVEHVLTTMTILGTIIAGARAFIPDENLVWCPETLLTAVLAHTHYRPDSWRGYAHTETTRAQVAQLFQYRAIHLLEELTSPLLTPIILCFCMRHRALDIVDFYRNFTIEVTGVGDVCSFAQMDVRKHGNPMWQTINESPIEDRSAGYDNLYGMEPGKLRIPMSNQYTQAEDGKTELSLIHFTLTNPEWKPPSHAENFVAALRERAKKEVQGAPGEINPLLASLNSLSGLGPSYNDIVSNIIRSTMVNHFSAPTASDMFVTQPGTSASVAVDESLSLKSELMPRAVRRGLSKAEGPIHNEKGFLYGLQQGMSNQSLGASVFGSGQELPTDLSVPLELTAADISLSTLYLHELHHRQVKRYGYQETTSRSIWQRSPVQELATLPEHRQERAPLLLHQDSSVRDNTEPTYNANAHLDSI comes from the exons ATGTATCTCGGTGGCCACTATCTTTTGGATACTGCGAGTG ACTGCGATTTGGATAATGTGACCTGGCACGAGGTGCAGAAGCGGGTCAGGGAGGTGCAGAAAGAGCAGGAGATGTGCATTCACAAAAGAGAGCTGACGGAGTTAGATATATACCATAGGATATTAAGATTCAAAAACTATATGGTGGCTATGATCAATAAGTCCCTGCTGCCTGTACGGTTCAAAGTCCCCGCCGTGGGAGAAGTTATTTTCATGACGAGAGGGTTAAAGTACAACATGGAGCTGCTTCTGTTTT GGGGGCCCTGGTCTCCGTTTGAAAACAATTGGCACCTCAAGGAAGATTACAAAAAGCTGAACAAAAGGCAGGAGCTCGCTAGAGCATTGTCCAAGCACATTCTGTGGGTGGGAATAGCGAATTTGATACTTTGCCCGTTGATTCTACTTTGGCAGATACTGTATTCCTTCTTCAATTACGGAGAG ATAATCAAGCGAGAGCCGGGCACACTGGGCACGAGAATGTGGTCCCTCTACGGTCGACTGTATCTCCGCCACTTCAACGAGCTCGATCACGAATTGAACGCGCGCCTGAATCGCGCGTACCGTCCAGCATCAAAATACATGAGTATATTCACCTCCCCCATTATAACCGTTATCGCCAAGAACGTCACCTTCGTTGCTGGGAGCATGTTAGTGGTACTGCTGTTGTTGACCGTGTACGACGAGGACGTGCTGACGGTAGAGCACGTGCTGACTACCATGACCATACTAGGAACAATAATAGCCGGAGCAAGGGCATTTATACCGGACGAGAACCTAGTTTGGTGCCCGGAGACTCTTTTAACCGCCGTCTTAGCGCACACGCACTACAGACCAGACAGCTGGCGGGGCTACGCTCACACAGAGACTACCAGGGCCCAGGTCGCGCAATTGTTTCAGTACCGCGCGATCCACCTTCTAGAAGAACTAACTTCCCCCCTGCTCACGCCAATTATCCTATGCTTCTGCATGAGGCACCGAGCCCTGGACATCGTCGACTTCTATCGGAATTTTACAATCGAGGTCACGGGGGTAGGCGACGTCTGCAGCTTCGCGCAAATGGACGTTAGGAAGCATGGAAACCCCATGTGGCAGACGATCAACGAGAGCCCTATCGAAGATCGTAGCGCGGGCTACGATAACCTGTACGGCATGGAGCCGGGCAAGCTTCGAATCCCCATGTCGAATCAGTACACTCAAGCAGAGGACGGGAAGACCGAATTGTCCCTCATACACTTCACCCTGACCAACCCGGAGTGGAAGCCCCCAAGCCACGCCGAGAACTTTGTCGCTGCTTTGAGGGAGAGGGCTAAGAAAGAAGTGCAGGGTGCGCCTGGCGAAATCAACCCCCTTTTGGCGAGCCTGAACAGCTTGTCCGGCCTGGGCCCTAGC TACAACGACATAGTCTCCAATATTATCAGAAGCACAATGGTGAACCACTTCAGCGCACCGACTGCGAGCGACATGTTCGTCACGCAACCTGGAACGTCGGCCTCGGTTGCGGTCGACGAGTCCCTCAGCCTGAAATCGGAGCTTATGCCCCGCGCGGTTCGACGCGGCTTGAGCAAAGCGGAGGGCCCGATTCATAACGAGAAAGGCTTCCTGTATGGTTTGCAACAGGGGATGTCGAATCAATCTCTGGGCGCTTCCGTCTTTGGGTCCGGCCAGGAACTTCCCACCGACCTATCTGTGCCCCTGGAATTGACTGCCGCCGATATTTCCCTGTCTACGTTGTACCTGCACGAACTTCACCATAGACAA GTTAAGAGGTACGGCTATCAGGAAACGACCTCGAGGAGTATATGGCAGCGAAGCCCTGTCCAAGAGCTTGCCACGCTTCCAGAACATAGGCAAGAGAGAGCACCGTTGCTGCTCCATCAGGATTCCTCGGTCAGGGATAACACAGAACCGACGTACAACGCGAACGCTCATTTAGATAGCATCTGA